Proteins found in one Nostoc sp. NIES-3756 genomic segment:
- a CDS encoding DUF6014 family protein: MKTVCIEEQELTKQIVQEIQKGEVDKAVKKLRQQAANSSLLPPSWLLKTADALEHNNWSILSEEFINMDFIGKNGYFLIIAPYRISRQCQGKVTLSAIYGKMHDNQEPSIEQLEHLIREKFGNLNQPIPVNLSFTEIASCGNVCGESGEAFIVPNGWPFPNSVCGPALNNAKEQGRRFSGSSRECIQKIFEYETANLLLGPLEDEINGERYRHVDTQVHEAGHASGLGFSFKDKNLLFQNYSYAGVEEWRADSLGFEFAACTLPAQEAGKLVAVNFCIRFGLDAHRLGGLEKDTDVYASLVSLEYLFQNDAIYVTKNGQLALRNLSYPGLLQAVELHRAQALSLTRRELNLKSPTGIFYLYKVDIHPSTQSIFQALVMERCQGLWAKLQ; the protein is encoded by the coding sequence ATGAAAACAGTCTGTATAGAGGAACAAGAACTAACTAAACAAATAGTCCAGGAAATTCAAAAAGGTGAAGTAGATAAAGCTGTCAAAAAACTGCGTCAACAGGCAGCAAACTCTAGTTTACTTCCTCCATCTTGGCTATTAAAAACAGCAGATGCTCTAGAACATAATAACTGGAGTATTTTGTCTGAAGAATTTATCAATATGGATTTTATTGGTAAAAACGGGTACTTCTTAATAATTGCACCGTACCGAATCAGTCGTCAATGTCAAGGCAAGGTGACTTTAAGTGCAATTTACGGGAAAATGCACGATAATCAAGAGCCATCTATAGAACAACTAGAACATTTGATTCGAGAAAAATTTGGCAACCTGAATCAACCAATTCCCGTAAATCTTTCTTTTACCGAGATTGCTAGTTGCGGTAATGTCTGTGGTGAAAGTGGTGAAGCTTTCATTGTCCCAAATGGATGGCCTTTTCCTAACAGTGTTTGTGGCCCAGCATTAAATAATGCAAAAGAACAGGGACGGCGTTTTTCAGGTTCTAGCCGCGAATGTATCCAAAAAATATTTGAATACGAAACAGCTAATTTACTATTAGGCCCATTAGAAGACGAAATTAATGGTGAACGCTATCGTCATGTAGATACTCAAGTTCATGAAGCAGGCCATGCAAGTGGTTTGGGATTCAGCTTTAAAGACAAGAATCTCCTTTTTCAAAACTATTCCTATGCTGGTGTAGAAGAATGGCGAGCTGATAGCTTAGGGTTTGAGTTTGCAGCTTGTACTTTACCTGCTCAAGAAGCTGGAAAGTTAGTAGCTGTCAATTTCTGCATTCGCTTTGGTTTAGATGCTCACCGTTTAGGAGGTTTAGAAAAAGATACAGATGTGTATGCTAGTTTAGTCAGCTTAGAATATTTGTTTCAAAATGATGCTATTTATGTCACTAAAAACGGTCAATTAGCTTTACGTAATTTAAGTTATCCTGGTTTACTCCAAGCTGTAGAACTCCATCGAGCGCAAGCATTATCTTTGACTCGTAGAGAATTAAACCTGAAAAGTCCTACAGGTATTTTTTATCTATATAAAGTAGATATTCATCCATCAACTCAATCAATTTTTCAGGCATTAGTGATGGAACGCTGTCAAGGACTTTGGGCAAAGTTGCAATAA